The Egicoccus sp. AB-alg2 genome window below encodes:
- the coaE gene encoding dephospho-CoA kinase, protein MYLVGLTGGIGSGKSTVARRLAELGAPVIDADQVAREVVAPGEPALAELAERFGGHLVDARGDLDRAGLAAIVFVDDEARRDLDRIMHPRIAARIAERIAALAANWDRPGPPLAVVDHPLLIETGQAGRFDAVVVVLAPEEERVRRLVEQRGLDEGDARARVAVQCSDEERRRAATHVIVNDGDLRALVAAVDDVHAHLVADAHRRG, encoded by the coding sequence ATGTACCTGGTCGGCCTGACCGGCGGCATCGGCAGCGGCAAGTCGACCGTCGCCCGACGCCTCGCCGAGCTGGGCGCCCCCGTGATCGACGCCGACCAGGTCGCCCGGGAGGTCGTCGCCCCGGGCGAGCCGGCGCTGGCCGAGTTGGCCGAGCGGTTCGGCGGACACCTCGTCGACGCCCGGGGCGATCTCGATCGTGCGGGGCTGGCCGCCATCGTGTTCGTCGACGACGAGGCGCGCCGGGACCTCGACCGCATCATGCATCCCCGCATCGCCGCCCGGATCGCGGAGCGGATCGCCGCGCTGGCCGCGAACTGGGACCGACCGGGCCCGCCGCTCGCCGTGGTCGACCATCCGCTGCTGATCGAGACCGGCCAGGCGGGCCGGTTCGACGCCGTCGTCGTCGTGCTCGCCCCCGAGGAGGAGCGCGTCCGACGACTGGTCGAGCAGCGCGGCCTGGACGAGGGTGACGCCCGGGCACGGGTCGCGGTGCAGTGCAGCGACGAGGAACGGCGTCGCGCGGCGACGCACGTGATCGTCAACGACGGAGACCTGCGCGCGCTGGTCGCCGCCGTCGACGACGTGCACGCGCACCTGGTCGCCGATGCACACCGACGGGGGTGA
- a CDS encoding DNA-3-methyladenine glycosylase I: MDDGLRAGEDGRTRCWWCGDDAIYVAYHDDEWGVPVHDDVRLFEKLCLEAFQAGLSWLTILRKRTRFREVFAGFDPEVVAGYGDDDVARLLADPGIVRNRAKIEATITNARAYLQLVEDEGSLDAYVWRFAPDETPVPRNPQDIRPISPESTAMSKDLKARGWAFVGPTTVYAFQQAMGLVDDHLVGCWRRGAPKL; the protein is encoded by the coding sequence ATGGACGACGGGCTACGCGCGGGCGAGGACGGACGCACCCGCTGCTGGTGGTGTGGCGACGATGCGATCTACGTCGCCTACCACGACGACGAATGGGGCGTGCCCGTCCACGACGACGTCCGCCTGTTCGAGAAACTGTGCCTGGAGGCGTTCCAGGCCGGTCTGTCGTGGCTCACCATCCTGCGCAAGCGAACGCGGTTCCGCGAGGTCTTCGCCGGATTCGACCCCGAGGTGGTCGCCGGCTACGGCGACGACGACGTCGCCCGTCTGCTCGCGGATCCCGGGATCGTGCGCAACCGCGCGAAGATCGAGGCCACCATCACGAACGCGCGGGCCTACCTGCAGCTCGTGGAGGACGAGGGCTCGCTGGACGCCTACGTGTGGCGCTTCGCCCCCGACGAAACGCCCGTCCCACGAAATCCGCAGGACATTCGTCCGATCTCCCCCGAGTCGACCGCGATGTCCAAGGATCTGAAGGCGCGCGGGTGGGCGTTCGTGGGCCCGACCACCGTCTACGCCTTCCAACAGGCGATGGGCCTGGTCGATGACCACCTGGTCGGGTGCTGGCGCCGTGGGGCACCGAAGCTCTGA
- a CDS encoding pyridoxamine 5'-phosphate oxidase family protein: MTDDARSLDDLLDGERIAMLVTPDQHARPMTILERDGATLWFATSRAAEWVADLDTPTPMTVAVSDPQDSLFVSLTGTARTTTDPTVLDRLWSPVLEAWFDGRDDPDLVALEVEVLEGEYWDGPGTGIGRALRGLAGVVTGEGRRTMGQQGDVVT; this comes from the coding sequence GTGACCGACGACGCCCGCAGCCTCGACGACCTGCTCGACGGGGAGCGCATCGCCATGCTGGTCACGCCCGACCAGCATGCGCGGCCGATGACCATCCTGGAGCGTGACGGCGCCACCCTGTGGTTCGCCACGTCGAGGGCCGCCGAATGGGTGGCCGACCTCGACACGCCGACCCCCATGACGGTGGCCGTCAGCGACCCGCAGGACAGCCTGTTCGTCTCCCTGACCGGCACCGCCCGCACGACGACCGACCCCACCGTCCTCGACCGACTGTGGAGCCCCGTGCTGGAGGCCTGGTTCGACGGCCGCGACGACCCGGACCTCGTGGCGCTGGAGGTCGAGGTGCTCGAGGGCGAGTACTGGGACGGCCCCGGCACCGGCATCGGCCGTGCCCTGCGCGGCCTGGCCGGCGTGGTCACCGGCGAGGGTCGGCGCACCATGGGCCAGCAGGGCGACGTCGTCACCTGA